In a genomic window of uncultured Flavobacterium sp.:
- a CDS encoding THUMP domain-containing protein, with protein sequence MEENFRMIAKCFFGFEEILENELRALGAQDVEKGVRMVSFKGDKGFMYKANLSLRTALKVLKPIYSFRANNEQALYKGISGVNWSKLLNANQTFVIDATVHSTYFNHSEFVSQKCKDAIVDQFRERTGQRPSIDKAFPDLRINIHIDKDQVSVALDTSGNSLHQRGYRTATNIAPINEVLAAGILLLSGWEGQSHFLDPMCGSGTFLAEAAMIACNIPANINRKEFAFEKWKDWDNDLFDQIVNSLMKKTKEFHYTIKGFDKAPSAVNKAKDNIRNANLEDYVTISENNFFDTEKEVEGKLHMVFNPPYDERLDIHMEEFYKNIGDTLKKSYPGTNAWFITANLEALKFVGLKPSRKIKLFNASLEARLVKYEMYEGSKRTKFQVNE encoded by the coding sequence ATGGAAGAAAATTTTAGAATGATTGCCAAATGTTTTTTTGGTTTTGAAGAAATATTAGAGAATGAATTGCGTGCTCTTGGCGCTCAGGATGTCGAAAAAGGAGTGAGAATGGTGAGCTTTAAAGGTGATAAAGGTTTTATGTATAAAGCCAATTTGTCTTTGCGTACTGCTCTTAAAGTTTTAAAACCTATTTACTCGTTCAGAGCCAATAATGAACAAGCTTTATACAAAGGAATTTCGGGCGTTAACTGGTCTAAATTATTAAACGCAAACCAGACTTTTGTAATTGATGCGACGGTACATTCGACTTATTTTAATCACTCAGAGTTTGTTTCTCAAAAATGTAAAGATGCAATTGTAGATCAATTTAGAGAAAGAACTGGGCAGCGTCCAAGTATTGATAAAGCGTTTCCAGATTTGAGAATTAATATTCATATTGACAAAGATCAGGTTTCGGTTGCATTAGATACTTCAGGAAATTCATTACATCAACGTGGTTACAGAACGGCAACTAATATTGCACCAATCAACGAAGTTTTGGCTGCGGGAATCTTATTATTATCGGGTTGGGAAGGACAAAGTCACTTTTTGGATCCAATGTGTGGTTCAGGAACTTTCCTTGCAGAAGCTGCGATGATTGCTTGTAATATTCCGGCAAATATCAACAGAAAAGAATTTGCATTCGAAAAATGGAAAGATTGGGATAATGATTTATTCGATCAGATTGTAAATAGTTTGATGAAAAAAACAAAAGAATTCCACTATACTATAAAAGGTTTTGATAAAGCGCCAAGTGCTGTAAATAAAGCCAAAGATAATATTAGAAATGCCAATCTAGAGGATTATGTTACAATTTCTGAAAACAACTTTTTCGATACAGAAAAAGAAGTAGAAGGAAAGCTTCATATGGTTTTTAATCCGCCTTATGATGAGCGTTTGGATATTCATATGGAAGAATTCTACAAAAATATTGGAGATACTTTAAAGAAAAGTTACCCGGGAACAAACGCTTGGTTTATTACCGCTAATCTTGAAGCCTTGAAATTTGTGGGACTAAAACCGTCAAGAAAAATCAAACTTTTTAACGCAAGCCTTGAAGCACGTTTGGTAAAATACGAAATGTACGAAGGTAGTAAGAGAACGAAATTTCAGGTTAATGAATAA
- a CDS encoding aspartate/glutamate racemase family protein codes for MKIIGLIGGISWVSTADYYKLINEGVNEKMGGLNFSECLIYSFNYAEIKKNNDANDWDRTFEMLFKGCQFLKSGGAEAIVLCANTMHLIADKLEAAIDLPVIHIATETAIEIEKQNLKKVALLGTKFTMELDFFKNKLINKGIEAIIPENSDDRDFLHTAIFEELGKGIVTDETKKRILRISNELIENGAEGIILGCTELPLVIKPEDVSVPIFDTTLIHSNAAIAFQLS; via the coding sequence ATGAAGATAATTGGACTTATAGGCGGAATTAGCTGGGTTTCTACAGCAGATTATTACAAACTTATAAATGAAGGTGTCAACGAGAAAATGGGAGGACTTAACTTCTCAGAATGTTTGATTTATTCGTTCAATTATGCCGAAATCAAAAAGAATAATGATGCCAATGATTGGGATCGTACTTTTGAAATGCTTTTTAAAGGTTGTCAATTCTTAAAATCGGGTGGAGCAGAAGCAATTGTTTTATGCGCCAATACAATGCATCTTATTGCTGATAAATTGGAAGCAGCAATTGATTTGCCTGTTATTCATATCGCAACAGAAACTGCTATTGAAATTGAGAAGCAAAATCTTAAAAAAGTAGCATTATTGGGAACTAAGTTTACAATGGAACTTGATTTTTTTAAAAACAAATTAATCAATAAAGGCATTGAAGCAATTATTCCGGAAAATAGTGACGATAGAGATTTTCTTCACACTGCAATCTTCGAAGAGTTAGGAAAAGGTATTGTTACCGATGAAACTAAAAAACGTATTCTGAGGATTTCAAATGAATTAATAGAAAATGGTGCAGAAGGAATTATTCTGGGTTGTACAGAACTTCCTTTGGTTATAAAACCGGAAGATGTTTCAGTTCCAATTTTTGATACTACTTTAATACATTCAAATGCTGCAATAGCTTTTCAATTGTCTTAA
- a CDS encoding DUF6452 family protein: MKKIVAFLLLFTFGLSSCEKDDICDPNTPTTPRLVISFFDNADANLARKVVNLKVVGKDKEGKDLPTGIVFNPTSTTDTKYYANGTSISIPLQTNENSTTYSFIYNAASTDPTLTNTDIIKFDYTHKDVYVSRACGFKTLFTLNPFVTAPPSQPFLLDPGTDGAWMRVINVEQYNIESENETHIKIYF; this comes from the coding sequence ATGAAAAAAATAGTCGCTTTTCTATTACTCTTTACTTTTGGCTTATCAAGCTGTGAGAAAGATGATATTTGTGATCCTAATACACCCACTACTCCCCGATTGGTAATATCATTTTTTGATAATGCCGATGCAAATTTAGCTAGAAAAGTAGTTAATTTAAAAGTAGTTGGAAAAGATAAAGAAGGAAAAGATTTGCCTACCGGAATTGTGTTTAATCCAACTAGCACAACAGATACGAAGTATTATGCAAATGGTACTTCAATTTCGATTCCGTTACAGACAAATGAAAATTCTACTACTTATAGTTTTATTTATAATGCTGCAAGTACAGATCCTACTTTGACTAATACAGATATAATAAAATTTGACTATACTCACAAAGATGTATATGTATCGAGAGCATGTGGTTTTAAAACTCTTTTTACATTAAATCCTTTTGTTACGGCACCTCCATCACAACCTTTTCTACTAGATCCGGGAACAGACGGAGCCTGGATGAGAGTAATTAATGTAGAACAATATAACATTGAATCTGAAAATGAGACACACATTAAAATATACTTTTAG
- a CDS encoding ZIP family metal transporter, whose translation MSYLLPLISVLLGYIVALFLKPKNKTNLKLLLAFSGSFLLSLTVMHLLPEVYESHNHNIGLFIMAGILFQIILEFFSKGAEHGHVHGHAQMSQIPWLLFISLCIHAFLEGFPVSHHHDLAVGIAIHHLPIAVILTTFFINANLDKKAIFVFMLTFAIMTPLGTIASEYLPFLNEYYTQITAIVIGILFHISSTIIFESSEGHKFNIAKVSMIVLGILLAFLL comes from the coding sequence ATGAGTTATTTATTACCCTTAATTTCTGTACTTTTAGGATATATTGTGGCTTTGTTTTTAAAACCTAAAAACAAAACCAATCTAAAATTATTATTAGCATTTAGCGGTTCATTTTTACTATCGTTAACCGTAATGCATTTATTGCCGGAAGTTTACGAATCACACAATCACAATATTGGTTTATTTATTATGGCTGGAATTTTGTTCCAGATCATATTAGAATTTTTCTCAAAAGGAGCCGAACATGGGCACGTTCACGGACATGCACAAATGTCTCAAATTCCTTGGTTACTTTTTATCAGCTTGTGTATTCACGCCTTTTTAGAAGGTTTTCCCGTAAGTCATCACCACGATTTAGCAGTAGGAATTGCGATTCATCACTTGCCAATTGCCGTGATTCTAACCACTTTTTTCATCAATGCAAATCTGGACAAAAAAGCCATTTTTGTGTTCATGCTTACCTTTGCAATCATGACGCCTTTGGGCACAATTGCCTCCGAATATTTACCTTTTCTAAACGAATATTATACCCAAATAACAGCAATCGTAATTGGAATTTTATTCCATATTTCATCAACTATTATTTTTGAAAGCAGCGAAGGACATAAATTCAATATTGCCAAAGTTTCAATGATAGTTCTAGGAATTTTATTGGCATTTTTATTATAA
- the rlmD gene encoding 23S rRNA (uracil(1939)-C(5))-methyltransferase RlmD: protein MGRKNTDKVVFHQIQVLDAGAKGVSVAKAPDGKVIFIPNVVPGDVVDVQTFKKRKAYYEGKAVKFHEFSEHRIEPICDHFGVCGGCKWQNMKYSQQLYYKQNEVKNHLQRIGKVELPEFETILGSEKQFFYRNKMEFSFSNSRWLTEKEIESTEDLGNRNALGFHIPKMWDKILDINKCHLQEDPSNAIRNEIRAFANEHNLAFFNPREHSGLLRTLMIRTASTGEIMVLIQFFENDKKNRELVLDHIYEKFPQITSLQYVVNAKQNDTIYDQDIKLYKGRDYILEEMEGLKFSINAKSFYQTNSDQAYELYKITRDYAGLTGEETVYDLYTGTGTIAQFVSKKAKKVIGVESVPEAILDAKANAERNNITNCEFFVGDMKVVFNEAFIAQHGKPDVIITDPPRDGMHKDVIDQILKIAPKKVVYVSCNSATQARDLALMDEKYKVTRVRPVDMFPQTHHVENVVLLELR from the coding sequence ATGGGAAGAAAAAATACAGACAAAGTTGTCTTTCATCAAATTCAAGTTCTTGATGCTGGAGCAAAAGGAGTATCAGTAGCTAAGGCTCCTGACGGTAAAGTAATCTTTATTCCGAATGTTGTTCCGGGTGATGTAGTTGACGTACAAACTTTCAAAAAAAGAAAAGCCTATTATGAAGGCAAAGCCGTAAAATTTCACGAATTTTCAGAACATCGTATTGAACCAATATGCGATCATTTTGGAGTTTGTGGAGGATGTAAATGGCAAAATATGAAATACAGCCAACAGTTGTATTACAAACAAAATGAAGTAAAAAACCATTTGCAACGTATAGGAAAGGTAGAACTTCCTGAATTTGAAACTATTTTAGGTTCGGAAAAACAATTTTTCTATAGAAACAAAATGGAGTTTTCGTTTTCTAACAGCCGTTGGTTAACCGAAAAAGAAATTGAAAGCACAGAAGATTTAGGAAACAGAAATGCGTTAGGATTTCACATTCCTAAAATGTGGGATAAAATTCTGGACATCAACAAATGTCATTTACAAGAAGATCCTTCAAATGCAATCAGAAATGAAATCAGAGCTTTTGCAAACGAGCATAATTTAGCTTTCTTTAATCCTAGAGAACATTCTGGATTATTGAGAACTTTGATGATTCGTACAGCTTCAACTGGCGAAATTATGGTTTTGATTCAGTTTTTCGAAAATGATAAAAAGAACCGCGAGTTGGTTTTAGATCATATTTACGAGAAATTTCCGCAAATTACTTCATTACAATATGTTGTAAATGCAAAACAAAACGATACAATCTACGATCAGGATATCAAACTATATAAAGGCAGAGATTATATTCTGGAAGAAATGGAAGGTTTAAAATTCAGCATCAATGCTAAATCTTTTTACCAAACCAACTCTGATCAAGCATACGAATTATACAAAATAACACGTGATTATGCGGGATTAACCGGAGAAGAAACTGTTTACGATTTATATACAGGAACCGGAACTATCGCGCAATTTGTTTCTAAAAAAGCAAAAAAAGTAATTGGTGTAGAAAGTGTTCCTGAAGCAATTCTGGATGCTAAAGCAAATGCTGAACGCAATAATATAACGAATTGTGAGTTTTTTGTAGGAGACATGAAAGTCGTTTTTAACGAAGCTTTTATCGCTCAACACGGAAAACCCGACGTTATTATTACAGATCCACCAAGAGACGGAATGCATAAAGACGTTATTGATCAAATCTTGAAAATTGCTCCTAAAAAAGTAGTTTATGTAAGTTGTAATTCTGCAACACAAGCACGTGATTTAGCTTTAATGGATGAGAAATACAAGGTAACACGTGTGAGACCGGTTGATATGTTTCCGCAAACGCATCACGTTGAAAATGTTGTACTTTTAGAACTTAGATAA
- a CDS encoding class I SAM-dependent methyltransferase produces the protein MSEAPNSSTPNQERNTQNWFTSWFDTPYYHILYKDRNYREAQIFMDNLTHYLNLPEKAKVLDLACGKGRHSIYLNQLGFNVLGADLSENSIAEASKNSNETLHFKVHDMREPFEEKFDAIFNLFTSFGYFESDDDNLTTLKAIKESLSEYGFAVIDFMNVNQVIETLVPEEVKTVEGIDFKIKRYVEDGHIFKEIDFEDQGQTYHFTEKVKALTLKDFEELMAEAGIFLLDIFGDYKLKKFHKLESERLIMIFK, from the coding sequence ATGTCTGAAGCACCAAACTCATCAACACCAAATCAGGAACGTAACACTCAAAACTGGTTCACATCATGGTTTGATACTCCGTATTATCACATTCTTTATAAAGACCGAAATTACAGAGAAGCGCAGATTTTTATGGATAATCTTACGCATTATCTAAACCTTCCCGAAAAAGCAAAAGTACTTGACTTAGCTTGCGGAAAAGGACGTCATTCGATTTACTTAAACCAATTAGGTTTTAACGTTTTAGGCGCTGATTTGTCTGAAAATAGTATCGCCGAAGCCAGCAAAAACAGCAACGAAACCCTGCATTTTAAAGTGCACGATATGCGCGAGCCATTCGAAGAAAAATTTGATGCTATTTTTAATTTGTTTACCAGTTTCGGATATTTCGAAAGTGATGACGACAACTTAACAACCCTAAAAGCAATCAAAGAAAGCTTGTCTGAATATGGTTTTGCCGTAATTGATTTCATGAATGTAAATCAGGTAATCGAAACTTTAGTGCCGGAAGAAGTAAAAACCGTTGAAGGAATTGATTTTAAAATTAAAAGATATGTTGAAGACGGACATATTTTTAAAGAAATAGACTTTGAAGATCAAGGCCAAACCTATCATTTTACCGAAAAAGTAAAAGCCCTGACATTAAAAGACTTTGAAGAATTAATGGCCGAAGCCGGTATTTTTCTGCTCGATATTTTTGGAGACTACAAACTAAAAAAGTTTCACAAACTAGAAAGCGAACGATTAATCATGATTTTTAAGTAA
- a CDS encoding DUF6048 family protein: protein MRHTLKYTFSFCLLFSMFLVQAQEVPATATKEIVQEKPKLKSKTEPAKPAKPAIQETKTDSIPKTDRYGLRVGVDLYKLTRGFYDKDYKGVEFVGDFRLTKKYYLAAELGFEDKTTDDDRLNSTATGTYIKGGFDYNTYQNWLDMENLITIGLRGGFSSFSQQLNSYKIYNANPYWGEQPAIVSGEKYNGLTAGWLEVALGIKAKVFNNVFVGFGVQLKLLVMNNKPSGFDNLYIPGFNRTYDGNFGVGFNYTVSYFIPLYKKKVIVPETVKEIPKKK from the coding sequence ATGAGACACACATTAAAATATACTTTTAGTTTTTGCCTTTTGTTTTCAATGTTTTTGGTTCAGGCACAAGAAGTACCTGCTACAGCAACCAAAGAAATTGTTCAGGAAAAGCCAAAACTAAAATCAAAAACAGAACCTGCGAAACCAGCTAAACCTGCGATTCAGGAAACTAAAACCGATAGTATTCCAAAAACAGATCGTTATGGTTTGCGCGTTGGTGTTGATTTATATAAATTAACCCGCGGTTTTTATGACAAAGATTATAAAGGTGTTGAATTTGTGGGAGATTTTCGCTTGACGAAAAAATATTATCTTGCAGCTGAACTTGGTTTTGAAGATAAAACCACTGATGATGACAGATTAAACTCAACAGCAACGGGAACTTACATAAAAGGAGGTTTTGACTACAATACGTATCAAAACTGGCTTGACATGGAAAACCTTATTACAATAGGTTTACGTGGTGGTTTTAGTAGTTTTAGTCAACAATTAAATAGTTACAAAATCTACAACGCTAATCCGTATTGGGGAGAACAACCTGCGATTGTTTCCGGCGAAAAATACAACGGTTTAACAGCTGGATGGCTGGAAGTCGCATTAGGAATAAAAGCAAAAGTGTTCAACAATGTATTCGTTGGTTTTGGAGTTCAGCTAAAACTTTTGGTTATGAACAACAAACCAAGCGGTTTTGACAATCTTTACATTCCTGGTTTTAACAGAACTTATGACGGAAATTTTGGAGTAGGATTCAATTATACTGTTTCTTACTTTATACCTTTATACAAGAAAAAAGTAATTGTACCAGAAACTGTAAAAGAAATTCCTAAAAAGAAATAA